AATATAAAAAACTAAATAGCCTTTCTCATCGCAGGAGAAAACATTTCAAGGAGCTGTTCTTGCTGAGACTTGGTGATTCGCAGAAATTTAAGCCCCATGCCGGGGACAAAGGGGTTGATGCCCCATGAACGCGACCAGCGAACTTCGCAAAGAATCGGGGTGCGGTCTTTTAAACAGATAATATCGAGATAGAGCTTTTGCTTTTTCTCCCACACCTGGCTTGAGGCCACAAAGCAGCCTCCTTCACTTAAATCCATGGTGAAAGACAGGATGTGTTTCTCAAGCCCTGCATGGTCGCTTAGCCTAACACTGAGATAGACTTCGCGCCGATCCTGGATGCGGTAGCGACGGGGCTTAATCGTTGAGCAATATCTCAGAAAAGAGTCCAGATCTGCGCCAAGTCGGGCCTGCACCGGCATATAGTTGACCTGCCCATCCGCGCAAAGTTTAACCAGCAGGGTAGGGTAGACCTCCTCAAGATTGCGCAAGATGGTCTTGTCCACATACGACGATTTCATTCTCGATATAACATCGATGACAATCCCACTGTATTCATGGTCTCTGTAGGGAGATTGAAAAAGTTTGTTCAGATCATGAATCGGCGTTACGGGGTAGCCCCTTGACTCAAAGATCTCGGTATAGCGAGAAACCGTGGCCTCATCCGAACTGCAGTAAAGCAAAAAGCCCACAACGATACTCCTGTGAAAAGCAATTTAGAGGATATTGCTTGCCGCCTCGGCAAGCTCAGACCTCTCACCCTTGGATAATGTGATATGACCCGCTAAAGAGGAGTCCTTGAATTTTTCCACCACATAGGTCAAACCGTTGGACTCCGCATCGACATAAGGGTTGTCGATCTGGTAGGGGTCGCCGGTAAGGACAATTTTGGTGCCTTCCCCGGCCCGGGTGATAATGGTTTTGACTTCATGCGGCGTAAGATTCTGCGCCTCGTCTACGATAAGGTATTGTTTGGGGATGCTTCGGCCGCGAATATAGGTCAGAGCCTCAATTTCCATCCAGCCCATCTCGACCAGCTCCTGATGCCCCCTGCGGCGCTTCTGATTGCCGGCCGCCTTTCCGCGGCGCAGATCCTTGTCGTCATCGCAGGGCACGCCATTGAGCAAGAGATCAACATTGTCGTAGATAGGCTGCATCCAGGGGGCAAGCTTTTCATCAAGTTCCCCCGGTAAAAATCCAAGGTCGCGACCCATGGGGAAAACTGGGCGCGAAACCAAAAGCTTGCGATAGAGCCCTTGGTCTGCAACCTGGTGCAACCCTGCGGCAATGGCCAGAAGGGTTTTTCCTGTCCCCGCCTTGCCTACAAGGGAAACCAGATGGATCTGAG
The genomic region above belongs to Geoalkalibacter subterraneus and contains:
- a CDS encoding PilZ domain-containing protein, with translation MDKTILRNLEEVYPTLLVKLCADGQVNYMPVQARLGADLDSFLRYCSTIKPRRYRIQDRREVYLSVRLSDHAGLEKHILSFTMDLSEGGCFVASSQVWEKKQKLYLDIICLKDRTPILCEVRWSRSWGINPFVPGMGLKFLRITKSQQEQLLEMFSPAMRKAI